In Zingiber officinale cultivar Zhangliang chromosome 8B, Zo_v1.1, whole genome shotgun sequence, a single genomic region encodes these proteins:
- the LOC122015587 gene encoding CRAL-TRIO domain-containing protein C23B6.04c-like yields the protein MFRRKHNSHGKQDHDAENPEEKIEELRAEIGPLEGRSLKYCTDECLRRYLVARKWDVGKSKKMLEETVEWRSNYKPEEIRWREVAEEGETGKVYRADFRDREGRTVIVMRPAKQNTSSQENQQRHLVYLLENAIINLPEKQEQMMWLIDFTGWSLSNAVPIKQAREIANILQSHYPERLGFAFLYNPPRIFEAFWKVVKYFLDPKTFQKVKFVYPKNRESMEVMSEFFDLDVLTVEFGGRNKAEYEHEAFSKMMEEDDVKTARFWDLQQQASTAV from the exons ATGTTCCGGAGGAAGCATAATTCTCATGGTAAACAGGACCATGACGCCGAGAACCCAGAGGAAAAA ATTGAAGAGCTGAGAGCTGAAATAGGCCCCCTGGAAGGCCGCAGTTTGAAATACTGCACCGATGAATGCCTGAGAAGATACCTGGTGGCTCGTAAATGGGACGTCGGCAAATCCAAGAAGATGTTGGAAGAAACTGTCGAGTGGAGATCCAACTACAAGCCGGAGGAAATCCGATGG CGTGAAGTCGCAGAGGAAGGCGAAACGGGCAAAGTCTACCGCGCCGACTTCCGCGATCGCGAGGGGAGGACCGTCATCGTCATGCGACCAGCCAAGCAG AACACGAGCTCGCAGGAGAATCAACAGAGGCACCtggtgtacctcctggagaaCGCCATCATCAACTTGCCGGAGAAGCAGGAGCAGATGATGTGGCTGATCGACTTCACGGGGTGGTCGCTGAGCAACGCGGTGCCGATCAAGCAGGCGAGGGAGATCGCAAACATTCTCCAGAGCCATTACCCTGAGCGCCTCGGCTTTGCCTTCTTGTACAATCCCCCGAGAATCTTTGAAGCCTTTTGGAAG GTGGTGAAGTACTTCCTGGATCCGAAGACCTTCCAAAAGGTGAAGTTCGTGTACCCCAAGAACCGGGAGAGCATGGAAGTGATGAGCGAGTTCTTCGATCTAGACGTCCTGACGGTGGAGTTCGGGGGGAGGAACAAAGCGGAGTACGAGCACGAGGCGTTCTCCAAGATGATGGAAGAAGACGACGTGAAGACGGCCAGATTTTGGGATTTGCAGCAGCAGGCTTCGACTGCAGTTTGA
- the LOC122015009 gene encoding uncharacterized protein LOC122015009: MSWLARSLANALIPDRHADEVDPAERADPGGSRDGSGEDDSGGGGVKEDFFELTQTLSRQFRGVAAFLAPPPTSSSDATPSGRDVPEEFSDFPSIAGLQSDLAEIGGRFRSGISRLSGSKAVTEISKIASTFIPFGPGDEEDEGLEGKYGTEAVGVTEEVMAFVRNISMHPETWLDFPLLPDDEESDDFDMSDAQQEHALTVERLAPRLAALRLELCPSHMSEGCFWKIYFVLLHPRLDKHDSEHLSTPQIVEARALLLQQLQLPAKTEKPEVDVSYRKMDDSPLQSKEQITEQKDLYEISPSETKEVVTAVLTIDVMTEKLPVQTDEVEIIDKTVIEEEPPQQTPKGHSDASQVSVEQFSEDEEGDDWLIEETEETGASRSTNIPLVNDEDVSFSDLED; the protein is encoded by the exons ATGTCGTGGCTCGCGAGGTCTCTCGCCAACGCGCTGATCCCCGACCGCCACGCCGACGAAGTCGATCCCGCGGAGAGGGCGGACCCCGGCGGCAGCAGAGACGGCAGCGGAGAGGACGACTCTGGCGGCGGCGGCGTCAAGGAAGATTTctttgagctcacccaaaccctgTCCCGGCAGTTCCGCGGCGTCGCTGCGTTTCTCGCTCCTCCTCCCACCTCCTCCTCTGATGCTACCCCATCTGGACGCGATGTACCCGAAGAGTTCTCCGATTTCCCCTCTATCGCAGGACTTCAGAGTGACCTCGCTGAGATCGGAGGGAGATTCAGGTCCGGCATCTCCAGGCTCTCCGGATCCAAGGCAGTCACGGAGATCTCGAAGATCGCGTCCACGTTCATtcctttcgggcccggggacgaAGAGGATGAAGGATTGGAAGGGAAGTACGGGACGGAAGCCGTGGGCGTCACCGAGGAGGTCATGGCCTTCGTCAGGAACATCTCCATGCATCCGGAGACGTGGTTGGATTTCCCATTGTTGCCTGATGATGAAGAATCTGACG ATTTTGACATGTCTGATGCTCAGCAAGAACATGCCTTGACAGTAGAGCGCCTTGCACCGAGATTAGCCGCTTTGAGGCTTGAACTTTGCCCAAGTCATATGAGCGAAGGATGCTTTTGGAAAATCTATTTTGTGCTTTTGCACCCAAGGCTCGATAAGCATGATTCTGAACATCTCTCGACACCTCAG ATCGTCGAAGCCAGAGCCTTGTTATTACAACAGTTGCAGCTTCCAGCAAAAACAGAGAAGCCTGAAGTAGATGTCTCCTACAGGAAAATGGACGACAGTCCACTTCAATCTAAGGAGCAGATTACAGAACAAAAGGATCTTTATGAAATCTCACCTTCCGAAACAAAGGAGGTAGTAACCGCTGTTCTCACAATCGATGTTATGACTGAAAAACTCCCAGTGCAAACAGATGAAGTAGAAATCATTGACAAAACTGTCATTGAAGAAGAACCGCCTCAGCAGACACCAAAGGGTCACAGTGATGCATCACAGGTTTCCGTTGAGCAGTTCAGTGAGGATGAGGAAGGGGACGATTGGTTAATAGAAGAAACAGAAGAAACGGGTGCCTCAAGAAGCACCAACATCCCTTTGGTGAATGATGAGGATGTCTCTTTCAGTGATCTTGAGGATTGA
- the LOC122015011 gene encoding ribosomal RNA small subunit methyltransferase E-like isoform X2, with the protein MPRVSPRLPLCGGLLCRTWRRGFSGGLRVVPSDAAGSQSRGGLPRFHSPLLLPSKGNVVRIQGDEFWHMSKVLRLGPNDRVQLFDGKGGLVEGCIQSVSRAGLDIMAVEEPQVVPPQGIQWHVYAAFGTLKGGRADWLVEKCTELGASSVTPILTERSHTIAENRVERLERVVVAAAKQCQRLHQMTLNPPLKLQKLLSLVSESKLAFLASAEETPLMNVLYHSTAQESGILIVGPEGDDEVKLLAEAGATPVGLGSCRLRVETATIALLSTLMLWSDVQKIQLHL; encoded by the exons ATGCCGAGAGTGTCCCCGCGTTTACCACTGTGCGGCGGCCTCCTCTGCCGGACATGGCGGCGTGGGTTCTCGGGCGGCCTCCGCGTGGTGCCATCTGATGCTGCAGGGAGCCAGAGCCGCGGCGGCCTCCCTCGCTTCCATTCCCCCTTGCTTCTTCCCTCTAAG GGAAATGTTGTGCGGATCCAAGGTGACGAGTTCTGGCACATGTCTAAGGTGCTGCGCCTTGGACCAAACGATAG GGTGCAGCTTTTTGATGGGAAAGGTGGTTTAGTTGAAGGTTGTATACAGAGTGTCAGTCGAGCTGGTTTAGATATCATGGCTGTAGAAGAGCCTCAAGTTGTTCCTCCGCAAGGTATTCAATGGCATGTATATGCTGCTTTTG GGACCTTGAAAGGTGGTCGTGCAGATTGGCTTGTTGAGAAGTGCACT GAACTGGGAGCTAGTAGTGTGACCCCCATTTTAACGGAGAGGTCACATACCATTGCAGAAAATCGGGTAGAACGTTTGGAGCGTGTTGTAGTAGCTGCTGCCAAGCAAT GTCAGAGACTACACCAAATGACTTTAAATCCTCCATTGAAGCTTCAAAAACTTTTGTCACTT GTTTCAGAGTCAAAGCTTGCCTTTCTTGCTTCAGCAGAAGAAACTCCCCTTATGAATGTCTTATATCATTCAACAGCCCAAGAGAGTGGAATTCTGATTGTTGGACCAGAAGGGG ATGATGAAGTGAAGCTACTGGCAGAAGCAGGTGCTACTCCCGTCGGGCTTGGCTCATGCAGATTGCGAGTTGAGACAGCGACTATTGCTCTCCTATCAACGCTAATGCTGTGGTCTGATGTACAAAAGATTCAGTTACATTTGTAG
- the LOC122015011 gene encoding ribosomal RNA small subunit methyltransferase E-like isoform X3: protein MPRVSPRLPLCGGLLCRTWRRGFSGGLRVVPSDAAGSQSRGGLPRFHSPLLLPSKGNVVRIQGDEFWHMSKVLRLGPNDRVQLFDGKGGLVEGCIQSVSRAGLDIMAVEEPQVVPPQGIQWHVYAAFGTLKGGRADWLVEKCTELGASSVTPILTERSHTIAENRVERLERVVVAAAKQCQRLHQMTLNPPLKLQKLLSLVSESKLAFLASAEETPLMNVLYHSTAQESGILIVGPEGVLRSPTVSNSLEINSLQRIVWNGREQRVERLGT from the exons ATGCCGAGAGTGTCCCCGCGTTTACCACTGTGCGGCGGCCTCCTCTGCCGGACATGGCGGCGTGGGTTCTCGGGCGGCCTCCGCGTGGTGCCATCTGATGCTGCAGGGAGCCAGAGCCGCGGCGGCCTCCCTCGCTTCCATTCCCCCTTGCTTCTTCCCTCTAAG GGAAATGTTGTGCGGATCCAAGGTGACGAGTTCTGGCACATGTCTAAGGTGCTGCGCCTTGGACCAAACGATAG GGTGCAGCTTTTTGATGGGAAAGGTGGTTTAGTTGAAGGTTGTATACAGAGTGTCAGTCGAGCTGGTTTAGATATCATGGCTGTAGAAGAGCCTCAAGTTGTTCCTCCGCAAGGTATTCAATGGCATGTATATGCTGCTTTTG GGACCTTGAAAGGTGGTCGTGCAGATTGGCTTGTTGAGAAGTGCACT GAACTGGGAGCTAGTAGTGTGACCCCCATTTTAACGGAGAGGTCACATACCATTGCAGAAAATCGGGTAGAACGTTTGGAGCGTGTTGTAGTAGCTGCTGCCAAGCAAT GTCAGAGACTACACCAAATGACTTTAAATCCTCCATTGAAGCTTCAAAAACTTTTGTCACTT GTTTCAGAGTCAAAGCTTGCCTTTCTTGCTTCAGCAGAAGAAACTCCCCTTATGAATGTCTTATATCATTCAACAGCCCAAGAGAGTGGAATTCTGATTGTTGGACCAGAAGGGG TTCTTCGGAGTCCCACTGTTTCCAATTCCCTTGAAATAAATTCACTGCAAAGGATAGTATGGAATGGAAGGGAACAAAGGGTGGAGCGACTGGGAACGTAA
- the LOC122017980 gene encoding phosphatidylinositol transfer protein 3-like yields MFRRKHNSHGKQDHDAENQEEKIEELRAEIGPLEGRSLKYCTDECLRRYLVARKWDVGKSKKMLEETVEWRSSYKPEEIRWREVAEEGETGKVYRADFRDREGRTVIVMRPAKQNTNSQENQLRHLVYLLENAIINLPEKQEQMIWLIDFTGWSLSNAVPIKQARETANILQNHYPERLGFAFLYNPPRIFEAFWKVVKYFLDPKTFQKVKFVYPKSQESMEVMSEFFDLDALTVEFGGRNKAEYEHEAFSKMMEEDDVKTARFWDLQQQASTAV; encoded by the exons ATGTTCCGGAGGAAGCATAATTCTCATGGTAAACAGGACCATGACGCCGAGAACCAAGAGGAAAAA ATTGAAGAGCTGAGAGCTGAAATAGGCCCCCTGGAAGGCCGCAGTTTGAAATACTGCACCGATGAATGCCTGAGAAGATACCTGGTGGCTCGGAAATGGGACGTCGGTAAATCCAAGAAGATGTTGGAAGAAACTGTCGAGTGGAGATCCAGCTACAAGCCGGAGGAAATCCGATGG CGTGAAGTCGCAGAGGAAGGCGAAACGGGCAAAGTCTACCGCGCCGACTTCCGCGATCGCGAGGGGAGGACCGTCATCGTCATGCGACCAGCCAAGCAG AACACGAACTCGCAGGAGAATCAACTGAGGCACCtggtgtacctcctggagaaCGCCATCATCAACTTGCCGGAGAAGCAGGAGCAGATGATATGGCTGATCGACTTCACGGGGTGGTCGCTGAGCAACGCGGTGCCGATCAAGCAGGCGAGGGAGACCGCAAACATTCTCCAGAACCATTACCCTGAGCGCCTCGGCTTTGCCTTCTTGTACAATCCCCCGAGAATCTTTGAAGCCTTTTGGAAG GTGGTGAAGTACTTCCTGGATCCGAAGACCTTCCAGAAGGTGAAGTTCGTGTACCCCAAGAGCCAGGAGAGCATGGAAGTGATGAGCGAGTTCTTCGATCTAGACGCCCTGACGGTGGAGTTCGGGGGGAGGAACAAAGCGGAGTACGAGCACGAGGCGTTCTCCAAGATGATGGAAGAAGACGACGTGAAGACGGCCAGGTTTTGGGATTTGCAGCAGCAGGCTTCGACTGCAGTTTGa
- the LOC122015011 gene encoding ribosomal RNA small subunit methyltransferase E-like isoform X1 yields the protein MPRVSPRLPLCGGLLCRTWRRGFSGGLRVVPSDAAGSQSRGGLPRFHSPLLLPSKGNVVRIQGDEFWHMSKVLRLGPNDRVQLFDGKGGLVEGCIQSVSRAGLDIMAVEEPQVVPPQGIQWHVYAAFGTLKGGRADWLVEKCTELGASSVTPILTERSHTIAENRVERLERVVVAAAKQCQRLHQMTLNPPLKLQKLLSLVSESKLAFLASAEETPLMNVLYHSTAQESGILIVGPEGDFTDDEVKLLAEAGATPVGLGSCRLRVETATIALLSTLMLWSDVQKIQLHL from the exons ATGCCGAGAGTGTCCCCGCGTTTACCACTGTGCGGCGGCCTCCTCTGCCGGACATGGCGGCGTGGGTTCTCGGGCGGCCTCCGCGTGGTGCCATCTGATGCTGCAGGGAGCCAGAGCCGCGGCGGCCTCCCTCGCTTCCATTCCCCCTTGCTTCTTCCCTCTAAG GGAAATGTTGTGCGGATCCAAGGTGACGAGTTCTGGCACATGTCTAAGGTGCTGCGCCTTGGACCAAACGATAG GGTGCAGCTTTTTGATGGGAAAGGTGGTTTAGTTGAAGGTTGTATACAGAGTGTCAGTCGAGCTGGTTTAGATATCATGGCTGTAGAAGAGCCTCAAGTTGTTCCTCCGCAAGGTATTCAATGGCATGTATATGCTGCTTTTG GGACCTTGAAAGGTGGTCGTGCAGATTGGCTTGTTGAGAAGTGCACT GAACTGGGAGCTAGTAGTGTGACCCCCATTTTAACGGAGAGGTCACATACCATTGCAGAAAATCGGGTAGAACGTTTGGAGCGTGTTGTAGTAGCTGCTGCCAAGCAAT GTCAGAGACTACACCAAATGACTTTAAATCCTCCATTGAAGCTTCAAAAACTTTTGTCACTT GTTTCAGAGTCAAAGCTTGCCTTTCTTGCTTCAGCAGAAGAAACTCCCCTTATGAATGTCTTATATCATTCAACAGCCCAAGAGAGTGGAATTCTGATTGTTGGACCAGAAGGGG ATTTCACAGATGATGAAGTGAAGCTACTGGCAGAAGCAGGTGCTACTCCCGTCGGGCTTGGCTCATGCAGATTGCGAGTTGAGACAGCGACTATTGCTCTCCTATCAACGCTAATGCTGTGGTCTGATGTACAAAAGATTCAGTTACATTTGTAG
- the LOC122015011 gene encoding ribosomal RNA small subunit methyltransferase E-like isoform X4: MPRVSPRLPLCGGLLCRTWRRGFSGGLRVVPSDAAGSQSRGGLPRFHSPLLLPSKGNVVRIQGDEFWHMSKVLRLGPNDRVQLFDGKGGLVEGCIQSVSRAGLDIMAVEEPQVVPPQGIQWHVYAAFGTLKGGRADWLVEKCTELGASSVTPILTERSHTIAENRVERLERVVVAAAKQCQRLHQMTLNPPLKLQKLLSLVSESKLAFLASAEETPLMNVLYHSTAQESGILIVGPEGVPLFPIPLK, from the exons ATGCCGAGAGTGTCCCCGCGTTTACCACTGTGCGGCGGCCTCCTCTGCCGGACATGGCGGCGTGGGTTCTCGGGCGGCCTCCGCGTGGTGCCATCTGATGCTGCAGGGAGCCAGAGCCGCGGCGGCCTCCCTCGCTTCCATTCCCCCTTGCTTCTTCCCTCTAAG GGAAATGTTGTGCGGATCCAAGGTGACGAGTTCTGGCACATGTCTAAGGTGCTGCGCCTTGGACCAAACGATAG GGTGCAGCTTTTTGATGGGAAAGGTGGTTTAGTTGAAGGTTGTATACAGAGTGTCAGTCGAGCTGGTTTAGATATCATGGCTGTAGAAGAGCCTCAAGTTGTTCCTCCGCAAGGTATTCAATGGCATGTATATGCTGCTTTTG GGACCTTGAAAGGTGGTCGTGCAGATTGGCTTGTTGAGAAGTGCACT GAACTGGGAGCTAGTAGTGTGACCCCCATTTTAACGGAGAGGTCACATACCATTGCAGAAAATCGGGTAGAACGTTTGGAGCGTGTTGTAGTAGCTGCTGCCAAGCAAT GTCAGAGACTACACCAAATGACTTTAAATCCTCCATTGAAGCTTCAAAAACTTTTGTCACTT GTTTCAGAGTCAAAGCTTGCCTTTCTTGCTTCAGCAGAAGAAACTCCCCTTATGAATGTCTTATATCATTCAACAGCCCAAGAGAGTGGAATTCTGATTGTTGGACCAGAAGGGG TCCCACTGTTTCCAATTCCCTTGAAATAA